A genome region from Solirubrobacter pauli includes the following:
- a CDS encoding PD-(D/E)XK nuclease family protein, which yields MSALAAPTPAARPPTGAELAARIQIPRQLPLRYDGERLGHLSHSSYTKFLLCPDDWRRHYLKGDRPPPSGHMFLGARVDDALSTYYRHQLEHGELLTLDQVHDAYRDHWTRELAEEAAKRGVHFDLELDEARAFTLGLEAIELTMRELMPRLGRPVAVQRELAYALAPGLNWTIQGFLDLETLRADDDRADIVPAIVDYKVKNTLHSQAKADHDSQAGLYLAGRWLTGQPAEHFCFAQIGKPGKRRKTMNTSFVVTRRTPAQLRTTLVRIAQAASQITALYDRYGPDEPWGFADPSGWKCSARYCGHYTRCPGGGGI from the coding sequence GTGTCCGCTCTCGCGGCACCGACGCCGGCCGCTCGGCCGCCGACTGGCGCCGAGCTCGCCGCTCGCATCCAGATCCCGCGCCAGCTCCCGCTGCGCTACGACGGCGAGCGCCTGGGCCATCTGTCGCACTCGTCTTACACCAAGTTCCTGCTCTGCCCCGACGACTGGCGACGCCACTATCTCAAGGGCGACCGCCCGCCACCGAGTGGGCACATGTTCCTCGGCGCCCGCGTCGACGACGCCCTTTCCACCTACTACCGCCACCAGCTCGAGCACGGCGAACTGCTCACGCTCGACCAGGTGCACGACGCCTACCGCGATCACTGGACACGCGAGCTCGCCGAGGAGGCCGCCAAGCGCGGCGTGCACTTTGACCTCGAGCTCGACGAAGCCCGAGCGTTCACGCTCGGGCTGGAGGCGATCGAGCTGACGATGCGAGAGCTCATGCCACGGCTCGGCCGGCCCGTCGCCGTGCAGCGCGAGCTCGCCTACGCGCTCGCGCCCGGACTGAACTGGACGATTCAGGGCTTCCTGGACCTCGAGACGCTCCGGGCCGACGACGACCGGGCGGACATCGTGCCCGCGATCGTCGACTACAAGGTCAAGAACACGCTGCACTCGCAAGCCAAGGCCGATCACGACTCGCAGGCCGGCCTGTACCTCGCGGGGCGCTGGCTGACCGGGCAACCGGCCGAGCACTTCTGCTTCGCGCAGATCGGCAAGCCCGGCAAGCGCCGCAAAACGATGAACACCAGCTTCGTCGTCACACGCCGAACCCCGGCACAGCTCCGAACCACGCTCGTCCGGATCGCCCAGGCCGCCAGCCAGATCACCGCGCTCTACGACCGCTACGGCCCGGACGAGCCGTGGGGCTTCGCCGACCCGAGCGGCTGGAAGTGCTCGGCCCGCTACTGCGGCCACTACACCCGCTGCCCGGGCGGCGGCGGCATCTGA
- a CDS encoding DEAD/DEAH box helicase, producing MSTLIDAWAHASPSERERLAERALGTDAGRQLARCFGNAGAPIQDLRADALFELAANRPIDPNDASAWIDSDAHAAAVLCRHGITDIRPTRFQLHAIRQLAAGQAEQDVRAGLDWSRVHVDRLDEQLQQAHAQLPIELDDPAVWVSPADRRRAVARRLGLNAAVADELSRWALAHLERFDAADLRSWRIASPSWLALADEQLPAVSSVERPVGVFLAPAPGGSWELTPTFSLDAIRSLAALGAAVDRDLRAASLPTDAVPDLIAGWNLRTLHAGPRENVDSGRALIEALSRELGLPITAAIPEHPVDRWGRVLIRRASHTAADGSELQLRVVTFPSRKLPRRRVGSAPLDDHHAIHSAAMELGEAVQTAIERGLPLLLPSEASGELKDTVRVGRMKGRPGLLAITTADGPIATTRRVVAEQVLPELRALKRSGATVTLDAGARQLARMVAVQPLADDSVLLGRQRELAALKVVGSGVDASQTGTGKTITSGRALAHRAATTARFRGMVVAEGRLLGQWRDELLSGAPARGLAPLAPNLDVLIVADHGPIAGRLRRFDRELGERPGVVLVANGVLDRHPGELAALNWHLLIADEALRYANPATEAHQALAQLRMASVADCWLLTATPRGKDSEQLDVLVGLALGDEAMIRERLNTREAGDLLDELNAHRLRVNYGPHLVRVTRQDMQAWMPDVRPAQPLTLEADTALTELLDAIRQGGREAYRRLLELLRELRELEPGSPIYKQALAEIARVQGVVLGNVGVYVDASVDPETLTHSKAALAQGLCRQGLVAEAMRGGGDGLPLLRGVTAQTLAGIAGEEQVLVFAERVRCLRQLASTLRNRHGVEAHVADGSLTGRDFEALKHRFTGGEFPILCLSRVGQEGHNLQNASVLCHLDLPWLPSGLEQRVGRAARPGAVRGWVQTYIPYIRDAGIAHIVSILSPRGGEHHQVLDSYEGVAAADSTVATQLGQITGEIAEHKDQAGYAGTAAKLRVAASVFGAA from the coding sequence TTGTCCACCCTCATCGACGCTTGGGCGCATGCGAGCCCGAGCGAGCGCGAACGCCTCGCCGAACGCGCGCTGGGAACCGACGCGGGACGCCAGCTCGCCCGCTGCTTCGGCAACGCGGGAGCGCCGATCCAAGACCTCCGCGCCGACGCGCTGTTCGAGCTGGCCGCGAACCGGCCGATCGATCCCAACGACGCATCCGCCTGGATCGACAGTGATGCTCACGCGGCCGCCGTCCTGTGCCGCCACGGCATCACCGACATCCGCCCGACGCGCTTTCAACTCCACGCGATCCGACAGCTCGCCGCCGGCCAAGCAGAACAGGACGTGCGCGCCGGCCTGGACTGGTCACGGGTTCACGTCGATCGGCTCGACGAGCAGCTGCAACAGGCGCACGCGCAGCTGCCGATCGAGCTCGACGACCCCGCCGTGTGGGTCTCCCCCGCCGACCGCCGGCGCGCCGTCGCTCGTCGGCTGGGCCTGAACGCTGCCGTCGCCGACGAGCTCTCCCGCTGGGCGCTCGCGCACCTCGAGCGCTTTGACGCGGCGGATCTCCGTAGTTGGCGCATCGCCTCACCGAGCTGGCTCGCACTGGCCGACGAGCAACTGCCGGCCGTGTCCTCCGTCGAGCGGCCCGTCGGTGTGTTCCTCGCCCCGGCGCCCGGCGGGAGCTGGGAGCTGACGCCGACGTTCTCGCTGGACGCGATCCGCTCCCTCGCCGCGCTCGGCGCTGCCGTCGACCGCGACCTGCGCGCGGCCTCCCTACCCACAGACGCGGTCCCCGACCTGATCGCCGGCTGGAACCTGCGCACGCTGCACGCCGGACCGCGCGAGAACGTCGACTCCGGCAGGGCACTCATCGAAGCGCTCTCCCGCGAGCTCGGCCTGCCGATCACCGCGGCTATCCCGGAACATCCGGTCGACCGATGGGGCCGCGTACTCATCCGCCGCGCCAGCCACACCGCCGCCGACGGCAGCGAACTGCAGCTCAGGGTCGTCACGTTCCCAAGCCGCAAGCTCCCGCGCCGACGAGTCGGGTCGGCCCCGCTGGACGATCACCACGCCATCCACAGCGCGGCCATGGAGCTCGGCGAGGCGGTCCAGACCGCGATCGAGCGCGGGCTCCCGCTGCTGCTGCCCTCGGAGGCCTCAGGCGAGCTCAAGGACACCGTCCGCGTCGGGCGGATGAAAGGCCGTCCCGGGCTGCTGGCTATCACCACCGCCGACGGCCCGATCGCCACGACGCGGCGCGTCGTGGCCGAACAGGTCCTGCCCGAGCTGCGCGCGCTCAAGCGCTCCGGCGCGACGGTCACGCTCGACGCCGGCGCTCGGCAGCTCGCGCGCATGGTCGCTGTCCAGCCGCTCGCCGACGACTCGGTCTTGCTCGGCCGTCAGCGCGAGCTCGCTGCGCTGAAGGTCGTCGGTTCGGGAGTCGACGCCTCTCAGACCGGCACCGGCAAGACGATTACCAGCGGCCGCGCCCTCGCGCACCGCGCGGCGACCACGGCCCGCTTCCGCGGCATGGTCGTCGCCGAAGGCCGGCTGCTCGGCCAGTGGCGCGACGAGCTGCTGTCGGGCGCCCCGGCGCGTGGGCTGGCGCCGCTCGCGCCAAACCTCGACGTGCTGATCGTCGCCGACCACGGACCGATCGCCGGGCGGTTGCGGCGCTTCGATCGTGAGCTCGGCGAACGGCCTGGCGTCGTCCTCGTGGCCAACGGCGTGCTCGACCGCCACCCCGGTGAGCTCGCTGCGCTCAACTGGCACCTGCTGATCGCCGACGAGGCTCTGCGCTACGCCAACCCGGCCACCGAGGCGCATCAGGCCCTCGCGCAGCTGCGGATGGCCTCGGTCGCTGACTGCTGGCTGCTGACCGCGACGCCACGGGGCAAGGACTCCGAGCAGCTCGATGTCCTCGTCGGACTCGCCCTCGGCGATGAGGCGATGATCCGCGAGCGCCTGAACACCCGCGAAGCCGGCGACCTGCTCGACGAGCTCAACGCCCACCGGCTGCGCGTGAACTACGGCCCGCACCTCGTGCGCGTCACCCGCCAGGACATGCAGGCCTGGATGCCCGACGTCCGCCCGGCGCAGCCGTTGACGCTCGAAGCCGATACGGCGCTGACCGAGCTGCTGGACGCGATCCGCCAAGGCGGTCGCGAGGCCTATCGACGCCTGCTCGAGCTGCTGCGCGAGCTGCGCGAGCTCGAACCCGGCAGCCCGATCTACAAGCAGGCACTCGCGGAGATCGCCCGCGTGCAGGGCGTCGTGCTCGGGAACGTCGGCGTGTACGTCGACGCCTCCGTCGACCCCGAGACCCTGACGCACTCCAAGGCCGCGCTCGCCCAAGGGTTGTGCCGCCAAGGCCTCGTGGCCGAGGCCATGCGCGGTGGCGGTGACGGGCTACCGCTGCTGCGCGGCGTGACCGCCCAGACCTTGGCCGGCATCGCCGGCGAAGAGCAGGTGCTCGTGTTCGCCGAACGCGTCCGCTGCCTGCGCCAGCTGGCCTCGACGCTGCGTAACCGGCACGGTGTCGAGGCGCACGTCGCCGACGGCTCGCTCACTGGCCGCGACTTCGAGGCGCTCAAGCACCGCTTCACCGGGGGCGAGTTCCCGATCCTGTGCCTCTCGCGGGTCGGCCAGGAAGGCCACAACCTCCAGAACGCCTCCGTGCTTTGCCACCTCGACCTGCCCTGGCTGCCCTCCGGCCTTGAGCAACGCGTCGGCCGCGCCGCCCGCCCCGGCGCCGTCCGCGGCTGGGTGCAGACCTACATCCCCTACATCCGCGACGCCGGCATCGCCCACATCGTCTCGATCCTCTCGCCACGCGGCGGCGAACACCACCAGGTCCTCGACTCCTACGAGGGCGTCGCCGCAGCGGACTCCACCGTCGCGACCCAGCTCGGCCAGATCACCGGCGAGATCGCCGAACACAAAGACCAAGCCGGCTACGCCGGCACCGCCGCGAAGCTCCGCGTCGCCGCCAGCGTGTTCGGCGCCGCCTAG
- a CDS encoding AAA family ATPase has product MSAITAALRQLDNVAAEGDLAPDPLPADTLALEAASDPIVMPDGKRIYPPTLHGERVDALALALLDMDDPARSSFLRLVGPPGAGKSQIARAIAYRLWTSRGRPVEDRRGAPFYGFVEMQPGPSSDEFFFRHEWVPIGGSGGQVSLVDSAFVQAMREGWVVMIDEVNTARDVCLLSINATLDGRLALYLSATGETVIAHPGFAVILAYNPGLVGATDIPDAWHSRFPATLEVTSHWAALAELGAPAALVREAAALDRQRIAGEDGLTWTPQFRDVESLWRMSERVGERAALAFFASNLHEQVQAGKLQDAEAAAACRMLDQAGYSKYRVRPSGGVPNLHGYARAVTGG; this is encoded by the coding sequence ATGAGCGCGATCACTGCTGCCCTGCGGCAGCTCGACAACGTCGCCGCCGAAGGCGACCTCGCCCCCGACCCGCTCCCCGCCGACACGCTCGCGCTCGAAGCAGCGAGCGACCCGATCGTCATGCCGGACGGCAAGCGCATCTACCCGCCGACGCTACACGGCGAGCGCGTCGACGCGCTCGCCCTCGCCCTGCTGGACATGGACGACCCCGCCCGCTCGAGCTTCCTGCGGCTGGTCGGACCGCCAGGCGCGGGCAAAAGCCAGATCGCCCGCGCGATCGCCTACCGGCTGTGGACCAGCCGCGGCCGCCCAGTCGAGGACCGCCGCGGCGCGCCGTTCTACGGCTTCGTGGAAATGCAGCCCGGCCCGTCGTCGGACGAGTTCTTCTTCCGCCACGAGTGGGTGCCGATTGGCGGCTCCGGCGGCCAGGTCTCGCTGGTGGACTCGGCGTTCGTGCAGGCGATGCGCGAGGGCTGGGTGGTGATGATTGACGAGGTCAACACAGCCCGCGACGTCTGTCTGCTGTCGATCAACGCCACGCTCGACGGCCGCTTGGCGCTGTACCTCTCGGCGACCGGCGAGACCGTGATCGCCCATCCCGGGTTCGCCGTCATCCTGGCCTACAACCCGGGCCTCGTTGGCGCGACCGATATCCCCGATGCGTGGCACTCGCGCTTCCCCGCCACGCTGGAAGTGACCAGCCACTGGGCGGCGCTGGCCGAGCTCGGCGCCCCGGCGGCGCTGGTGCGCGAGGCGGCCGCGCTCGACCGCCAGCGCATCGCCGGCGAAGACGGCCTCACATGGACACCGCAGTTTCGGGACGTCGAGTCGCTGTGGCGGATGAGCGAGCGCGTCGGCGAGCGCGCCGCGCTGGCTTTCTTCGCGTCGAACCTGCACGAGCAGGTCCAGGCCGGCAAGCTCCAGGACGCCGAAGCCGCCGCCGCCTGCCGGATGCTCGACCAGGCCGGCTACAGCAAGTACCGCGTGCGCCCGAGCGGCGGCGTCCCGAACCTGCACGGCTACGCGCGGGCGGTGACCGGCGGATGA
- a CDS encoding ParB/RepB/Spo0J family partition protein: protein MPDLQAPPTAAPSLFDVTTTAPADPAGTLVRVPLDDIRLAPNARHDIAPNGIERLARMLMSMGQLVPGIGHRPAGQPVVLYAGQRRLLAARASHDLAVNGLQPVRSLIVLLLDHAPSRDEIRRIQAQENQREDLTLADQQAQFADCWAARAGLHESDRIGAVCADLGIGPVKAHNLRRQLTLPEPIRARVADRPGERQISVTLANRLADMHEIAPELTEGVARRISTSDLHDAALRDLGAFVHRTLVEDETTYAVRIDDGALLDAHSQITLARQHLTDAGRRAIAHAFRCDLDELDSELDTLQTRAKSTHASLRVDSALRERARTGRYAYVHERGADFAAGIWVIDPAFLLDAVRQSVADSDDTPPVSNPAYFAGAHLDAPDLRAALADEKARRHDERQRHADAVRTNLGLGHDLRAGLIDPSPAQLDALRTIVCRLLSREYRDVLAYGAGWTDPDRQRPVGESGRHEPMAVDAIVDAELGRALAEPDSLRGIAALVARFAAAFVLDPDGVTRTKALGRERMSRKLEEVLPGGDDPLREALWAFLRPMLSPRLAALHRETFVTDPTERSTVDLDAHRADTSLDELELDEPSAA, encoded by the coding sequence ATGCCAGATCTCCAGGCGCCGCCGACAGCGGCGCCTTCGCTCTTTGACGTCACTACCACCGCGCCGGCCGATCCGGCCGGCACGCTCGTGCGTGTCCCGCTCGACGACATCCGCCTCGCCCCCAACGCCCGCCACGACATCGCCCCCAACGGTATCGAGCGCCTCGCTCGCATGCTCATGTCGATGGGCCAGCTCGTCCCCGGCATCGGGCACCGCCCAGCCGGCCAGCCCGTCGTGCTCTACGCCGGCCAGCGCCGCTTGCTCGCCGCCCGCGCCAGCCACGACCTCGCCGTCAACGGCCTGCAGCCAGTTCGCAGCCTCATCGTCCTGCTGCTCGACCACGCGCCCTCGCGCGACGAGATCCGCCGCATCCAGGCTCAGGAGAACCAGCGCGAGGATCTCACGCTCGCCGACCAACAGGCCCAGTTCGCAGACTGCTGGGCCGCCCGCGCCGGCCTGCACGAAAGCGACCGCATCGGCGCCGTGTGCGCCGACCTCGGCATCGGCCCCGTGAAGGCGCACAACCTGCGCCGCCAGCTCACGCTTCCGGAGCCCATCCGCGCCCGCGTCGCCGACCGCCCCGGCGAACGACAAATCTCCGTGACGCTCGCCAACCGGCTGGCCGACATGCACGAGATCGCGCCCGAGCTCACCGAGGGCGTCGCCCGCCGGATCTCGACCTCCGACCTGCACGACGCCGCCCTGCGCGACCTTGGCGCCTTCGTGCACCGCACGCTGGTCGAAGACGAGACCACCTACGCGGTCCGCATCGACGACGGCGCCCTGCTCGACGCGCACAGCCAGATCACCCTCGCCCGCCAACACCTGACCGACGCCGGGCGACGGGCGATCGCGCACGCCTTCAGGTGCGATCTCGACGAGCTCGACAGCGAACTGGACACGCTGCAGACCAGGGCGAAGAGCACGCACGCCTCACTGCGCGTCGACAGCGCGCTGCGCGAGCGCGCCCGCACCGGCCGCTACGCCTACGTCCACGAGCGCGGGGCCGACTTCGCCGCCGGCATCTGGGTCATCGACCCCGCGTTCCTGCTCGACGCCGTCCGCCAATCCGTCGCCGACAGCGACGACACACCACCGGTCAGCAACCCGGCGTACTTCGCCGGCGCGCACCTGGACGCGCCGGACCTGCGCGCTGCGCTCGCCGACGAGAAGGCACGTCGACACGACGAGCGTCAGCGGCACGCCGACGCCGTCCGCACGAACCTCGGCCTCGGCCACGACCTCCGCGCCGGCCTGATCGACCCCTCCCCCGCCCAGCTCGACGCGTTGCGCACGATCGTCTGCCGGCTGCTGTCCCGCGAGTACCGCGACGTGCTCGCGTATGGCGCCGGCTGGACCGACCCCGACCGCCAACGCCCGGTCGGCGAAAGCGGCCGCCACGAACCGATGGCCGTCGACGCGATCGTCGACGCCGAGCTCGGGCGGGCGCTCGCCGAGCCTGACTCGCTGCGCGGCATCGCCGCGCTCGTCGCCCGCTTCGCCGCCGCGTTCGTCCTAGACCCCGACGGCGTCACCCGCACCAAGGCCCTGGGCCGCGAACGGATGAGCCGCAAGCTCGAGGAGGTCCTGCCCGGCGGCGATGACCCGCTCCGCGAAGCGCTCTGGGCCTTCCTGCGCCCGATGCTCTCCCCGCGACTGGCCGCGCTGCACCGCGAGACGTTCGTCACCGACCCGACCGAGCGCAGCACCGTCGACCTGGACGCGCACCGGGCCGACACCAGCCTCGACGAGCTCGAGCTTGACGAACCGTCCGCGGCCTGA
- a CDS encoding vWA domain-containing protein codes for MSATRSGPAPFVQQLHRAAAQRGRLEPLYQDLSEHLTRILQRLYPVWALIGPGLSDPGHIELHSRWIYLDADELLGPREQLLTGTVPRRRVLGTFGVALHETFHAKHTKRWAMEHDVQLARSQDPDERQLAADRRLLEEPRMEAHGCRDFPRDSIRGRFTRHALRTAVTDTLVPRFAAELLAPNLAGEPVTRELAGRAAVYLRARTLYEAADPSALSWLEPIWTSVLGPDDLTALDALFARLIWIDDGDLHGLDDAARRYREIIGPPDEEPAGGTRAGAPVGGTLAEALEQAEASARSDQLMQLEHDVDLQTLLDDIARSGESTTPRGTGAPSGRMPDRGVDRPPLGDEVAQARRYATRMRQAMTLGTRTIDKRTPGGRFDGRAYARGQAQRTHGRPISTHPWQITRQITAPIQEPHVALIIDTSGSMGGYEYALGPIAWILSDGLRQIGGRCAIALFGSGSQLLSDGGERLRQVPGIRTGGGTAFAGDAIVAASDCLDMTNPRRPRFAYVLSDGGWYDTPAGVERIHWLADHGVPTIHIAIGIAPLSVEADHIVVIPDPADALDQIAADTVKALRSATPRRPQ; via the coding sequence ATGAGCGCGACCCGCTCCGGGCCGGCGCCGTTCGTACAGCAGCTGCACCGCGCCGCGGCCCAGCGCGGTCGGCTTGAGCCGCTCTACCAGGACCTGTCCGAGCACCTCACCCGCATCCTGCAGCGCCTGTACCCCGTGTGGGCGCTGATCGGACCGGGACTCTCGGACCCCGGCCACATCGAACTGCACTCGCGCTGGATCTACCTCGACGCCGACGAGCTGCTCGGCCCGCGCGAGCAACTGCTCACCGGAACGGTACCCCGGCGCCGGGTGCTCGGGACCTTCGGTGTCGCCCTGCACGAGACGTTCCACGCCAAGCACACCAAGCGCTGGGCCATGGAGCACGACGTCCAACTCGCCCGGTCCCAGGACCCCGACGAGCGGCAGCTGGCCGCCGACCGCCGGCTGCTGGAAGAGCCACGCATGGAAGCGCACGGCTGTCGTGATTTCCCGCGCGACTCGATCCGCGGACGCTTCACCCGCCACGCCCTGCGCACCGCGGTCACCGACACGCTCGTGCCGCGCTTCGCGGCTGAGTTGCTCGCACCGAATCTCGCCGGCGAACCCGTCACGCGGGAGCTTGCCGGCCGAGCCGCCGTCTATCTGCGAGCGCGAACGCTCTATGAAGCCGCGGACCCGTCCGCGCTGAGCTGGCTGGAGCCGATCTGGACGAGCGTGCTCGGCCCCGACGACCTCACCGCGCTCGACGCGCTGTTCGCCCGGCTGATCTGGATCGACGACGGCGACCTTCACGGCCTCGACGACGCCGCCCGCCGCTACCGCGAGATCATCGGCCCGCCCGACGAGGAGCCGGCCGGCGGCACTCGGGCGGGCGCGCCCGTCGGGGGCACGCTCGCCGAGGCGCTCGAACAGGCCGAGGCGTCCGCGCGATCGGACCAGCTCATGCAACTCGAGCACGACGTCGACCTGCAGACGCTGCTGGACGACATCGCCCGCAGCGGTGAAAGCACGACGCCCCGTGGCACCGGCGCCCCGTCGGGCCGGATGCCGGACCGCGGCGTCGACCGGCCGCCGTTGGGCGATGAAGTCGCCCAGGCCCGCCGCTACGCCACGCGCATGCGCCAAGCCATGACGCTCGGCACACGGACGATCGACAAGCGCACGCCGGGCGGGCGCTTCGACGGGCGCGCCTACGCGCGCGGCCAGGCCCAGCGCACGCACGGGCGGCCGATCAGCACGCACCCCTGGCAGATCACCCGTCAGATCACCGCGCCGATCCAAGAGCCGCACGTCGCCCTGATAATCGACACCTCCGGCTCGATGGGCGGCTACGAGTACGCGCTCGGCCCCATCGCCTGGATCCTCAGCGACGGGTTGCGCCAGATCGGCGGGCGCTGCGCGATCGCGCTGTTCGGCTCCGGCTCGCAGCTGCTGAGCGACGGCGGCGAACGGCTGCGTCAGGTCCCGGGTATCCGCACCGGCGGCGGCACCGCGTTCGCCGGCGACGCGATCGTCGCCGCCTCCGACTGCCTGGACATGACCAACCCCCGCCGCCCGCGCTTCGCGTACGTGCTCAGCGACGGCGGCTGGTACGACACACCCGCGGGCGTCGAGCGCATCCACTGGCTCGCCGACCACGGCGTCCCCACCATTCACATCGCCATCGGCATTGCGCCACTCTCGGTCGAAGCGGACCACATCGTCGTCATCCCCGACCCGGCCGACGCGCTCGACCAGATCGCCGCCGACACGGTCAAGGCGCTGCGCAGCGCGACGCCGCGTCGTCCGCAATAG
- a CDS encoding ATP-dependent helicase, which translates to MTALDPGGTHERAARPGADGLLVGLTPEQVQAVRHADGPLLIVAGPGTGKTRTLTHRVAHLLATDAATPGEILAVTFSVRAAGELRLRLADLLGEVTARGVLAATFHSVCARILREHATVFGRTDAYTIYDQADLQRVIETLLADHRRDAIQHAIQAWGQPPPAELEHEIALAKSRLLRPSGYEAVSRYSAAPLVSALWEAMEHELRLCNAFAFDDLLAFTVELLQAHPSRLAHLRARWRWLVVDEMQDTNVAQAALVHLLAGSAGNVTAVGDDDQAIYRFRSAEPRNILEFGARYPAHRQVVLGHNFRSRTEIITAAATCIEQNKHRHHKDLVAARGVGGRVTTRGFARDIEEAAWATSVIADALAAGTPASEILVLGRTAFATAPIQAALAAAGIPHRVLGSLGLYERAEVRDALAYLALLANPQDAHAFRRAIQAPRRGVGMATIGHVVAAARGYFAGDLITTAVNAVLLQDVRSAAAREALSTFGTGLDAVREDYRRGRSVGHIVVAALTLQGGVVAFHETRRDRSSRTDERRDGERVLEDLRSLCRAAQAYADQVGPAASITGFLEHVAGLHAEEIRPGEDRRITVSTIHRAKGTEAQLVVLLGCEEQLLPSWRALQSADPEDLEEERRLFYVAVTRAKDQLVLTRCHVRGGRATGGPSRFLAEAGLDTRTRAAA; encoded by the coding sequence ATGACCGCGCTTGACCCGGGCGGCACGCACGAGCGTGCGGCGCGCCCGGGCGCCGACGGCTTGCTTGTCGGGCTCACACCCGAGCAGGTGCAGGCCGTCCGACACGCCGACGGCCCGCTGCTGATCGTCGCGGGCCCAGGCACCGGCAAGACGCGCACGCTGACGCACCGCGTCGCGCACCTGCTCGCGACCGATGCCGCCACCCCCGGCGAGATCCTCGCCGTCACCTTCAGCGTGCGAGCGGCCGGTGAGCTGCGACTGCGGCTCGCCGACCTGCTCGGAGAAGTCACCGCCCGCGGCGTGCTCGCCGCGACGTTCCACTCGGTTTGCGCCCGCATCCTCCGCGAGCACGCCACGGTGTTCGGCCGGACCGACGCATACACGATCTACGACCAAGCCGACCTGCAACGCGTCATCGAGACGCTGCTGGCCGACCATCGGCGCGACGCGATCCAACACGCGATCCAGGCGTGGGGACAGCCTCCGCCGGCCGAGCTCGAGCACGAGATCGCCCTGGCCAAGAGCCGACTGCTACGGCCGTCGGGATACGAGGCCGTCAGCCGCTACTCGGCGGCGCCGCTCGTCTCGGCTCTCTGGGAGGCGATGGAGCACGAGCTGCGTCTCTGCAACGCCTTCGCGTTCGACGACCTGCTCGCCTTCACGGTCGAGCTACTGCAGGCGCACCCGAGCCGGCTCGCGCACCTCAGAGCGCGCTGGCGCTGGCTCGTCGTCGATGAGATGCAGGACACGAACGTGGCGCAAGCTGCGCTCGTGCATCTGCTCGCTGGCAGTGCCGGGAACGTCACGGCCGTCGGCGACGACGATCAGGCGATCTACCGGTTCCGCAGCGCCGAGCCGCGCAACATCCTCGAGTTCGGCGCCCGCTACCCGGCGCACCGGCAGGTGGTCCTCGGACACAACTTCCGCTCGCGGACCGAGATCATCACCGCCGCTGCGACCTGCATCGAGCAGAACAAGCACCGACACCACAAGGATCTCGTCGCCGCCCGCGGCGTCGGCGGGCGAGTGACAACTCGGGGCTTCGCCCGCGACATCGAGGAAGCGGCGTGGGCGACGTCGGTGATCGCGGACGCGCTCGCGGCGGGGACGCCTGCGTCGGAGATCCTGGTCCTCGGGCGCACGGCGTTCGCGACGGCGCCGATCCAGGCCGCGCTGGCCGCGGCCGGCATCCCGCACCGCGTGCTCGGCTCGCTCGGTCTCTACGAGCGCGCCGAAGTCCGGGACGCTCTCGCGTACCTCGCGCTGTTGGCCAACCCCCAGGACGCGCACGCCTTCAGGCGAGCGATTCAAGCGCCGCGCCGCGGCGTCGGGATGGCCACGATCGGACACGTCGTCGCGGCGGCGCGGGGGTACTTCGCCGGCGATCTGATCACGACCGCCGTCAACGCAGTGCTGCTCCAGGACGTCCGCTCGGCCGCGGCGCGAGAGGCGCTGAGCACGTTCGGCACGGGACTTGACGCGGTCCGCGAGGACTACCGCCGCGGACGGTCCGTCGGGCACATCGTCGTCGCCGCGCTCACGCTGCAGGGAGGCGTTGTCGCGTTCCACGAGACCCGCCGCGACCGATCGTCCCGGACCGACGAACGCCGTGACGGCGAACGCGTGCTCGAAGACCTGCGCTCGCTCTGTCGCGCCGCGCAGGCCTACGCCGACCAGGTTGGGCCGGCCGCGTCCATCACCGGCTTCCTCGAGCACGTGGCGGGGCTGCACGCCGAGGAGATCCGCCCCGGCGAGGACCGCCGGATCACGGTCTCGACGATCCACCGGGCCAAGGGCACGGAAGCCCAGCTCGTGGTCCTGTTGGGCTGCGAGGAGCAGCTGCTGCCGTCGTGGCGCGCGCTGCAGAGCGCCGACCCGGAGGACCTGGAGGAAGAGCGGCGGCTGTTTTACGTCGCCGTTACGCGAGCCAAGGACCAGCTCGTGCTCACCCGTTGCCACGTTCGTGGTGGCCGCGCGACCGGCGGACCGTCGCGCTTTCTGGCCGAGGCCGGCCTGGACACGCGCACACGGGCCGCCGCCTGA